The region gttgttgttagaTAAGATTCATAGATGTTTGTTGATATGAGGGGAATAAATTAGCATGACATGAATGTTTGCAGAGTGGATGTTCCAGATATGCCAATTCATGAAGTCATATTTTCTGCTATCGACAAGCCTAAGCTCCTCAGTCAGGTATCCTGGAATCTTCCTTTCTTGGACATGtccatatttttatttttctagtaTTTGATTCATTTCTGATGAAAATTCCTACCCAATTCAAAGTTGCCATTTTTTAAAAATCTCTCATATGTTCAGATAACCAAGAGTAATTTTGGGCTTTGACGAccttttattttattatgtttaatatttttatttttctaaataaaagatCCGTTAAAACTATACATTATATTCCATTCCTATAGGCTAATCATGGAATGTAATAGCACATTCCCTTACCTTGCCTATTTCATTACTGTCTCCATTCCATTAACATGCTACTAAATGAAAAGGTCCAGTTGTCATCAGATAATGGTGTCTGTGCCATTGTCAAAATTTCAACACTTAACAGTTTGCAGTAATTTAGTTTGATATTTAAAACACAATCCTTACCTATCTTCCTCTCTCCTAGCTTTCAGCTTTGCTTTCCGACATAGAGCTCAACATCCGTGAAGCACATGTGTTTTCAACAATAGATGGCTATTCTTTGGATGTATTTGTGGTAGATGGATGGCCTTTtcaggttcttcttcttcttcctcttcttttctAACATCAAAATACTCATATATGATTGTTTCTGATCCTGCAACCTTGTGGTCAGGAATCAATTGCTTTACACGAAGCCATGGAGAAAGCAATTTCTAGAAGCGAGGTAAAATCTTTTTCCATTTACTATGATTTTCATCACATGGTGTTTTTTTAAGGGTATTAGGGTCTTATTTTAAGACAAAAACATATGCACAAACTGGATTACCTTGTAGGGTTCATGGTCTGGTTCTTCTTCAGATTCTATATCAGCTGTACAGAAAGCTTTAGCCACTGAAGCCCATTTTGGAGATGATGCAGAAATAGACAGAGCATCATTGAAGATTGGAGAAAAGATTGCATCTGGATCTTGTGGAGATTTGTACGTGtacactttttttttttccaattgcaTTCCTAATTCTTACAAGTATATCTTAATATCAGTTATTTTGTTTGTTGAAATTAAGATTCCATGGAGAGTACCTTGGTGAGCATGTTGCTGTCAAGATTCTTAGATCTGAACATATAAATGATGAAACATTGGGGAATGAATTTGCTCATGAAGTAGCCATGCTCAGGTAACTTTACTTTAAAAACCTGTAAATTAAAACCTTATTATTAATTGAACTAATAAACAAAGCATTATGTGTGTGTGAAGGGAGGTTCAGCATGCCAATGTTGTTGGTTTTATTGGTGCATGCATGAAGAAACCTCCTTTGTGCATAATAACAGGTAGAAAACTTCCATTAgctatattatatattttgataAATCTTAAAACATTTTTGGTGATTGTTTATTATATATGCAGAATACATGCCTGGAGGGAGCCTTTATGAGTACTTACATAAAAACCATAAGATGTTGAAGCTTTCAGAGATAGTGAAGTTTGCGATAGATGTCTGCAAAGGAATGGAGTACTTGCACAGCAGCAACATAATTCATAGGGATCTCAAGACTGCAAATTTGCTCATGGACACTCAAAATGTAAAAACTACAAAGGCATTAATTACACTTTGACTTATTAGCttgttaactttttttaaatttaatttaacaTTTAAATTTAGGTTGTGAAGGTGGCAGATTTTGGGGTTGCCCGGTTTCTGAGTCAAGGGGGAGTTATGACAGCGGAGACTGGAACATACAGATGGATGGCTCCTGAGGTTTTTTTTGTTTCTTCCTCTTTACATATAATATTTgaatatttatatttgttttttcaGTGATAAACCCAAACTAAACTCTAAATTTAGCATGATGAATGGAGCCTACTTATGTATTGTCGTGGTTTGCAGGTTATAAATCATCAGCAATATGATGAAAAGGCGGATGTTTTCAGTTTTGCGATTGTTTTATGGGAGCTTGTGACAGGCAAGGTAATAATTttacttattattattgttgtagATATAGAGTTAAGAATGATATGAATATGAGGTTGTACTTGTAGGTTCCTTATGAGAAGATGACACCATTGCAAGCAGCCTTGGGAGTAAGACAGGTCAGCATTTGGATTTGGATATATgatatatgagagagagagagagagagagaatgcatAAAGAAAAGAAACAATTTAAGTATTGCAGGGGGTTCGACCAGATGTTCCGAGAGATACACACCCAGAGCTGAAGGAGTTGATGCAGAGATGTTGGGACTTTGATCCCCGTAACCGCCTTTCCTTCTCTCAAATCCGACTTCAACTTGAAGGCTTACTCCTGGAAATTCAGGTAAACCAAATTTGGCCTTGATGGATTTTGGTTGGAAAATGAAGTACACTTCCCAACCCAAATCACATTATAACTTTCATACTACAACACAATATCCAtgtggttgtggttgtggttgtggttgtgtTTGTTAAGCGGGACAAGCTTTCTAGGGTGACTTTATTAATTATTGGTTGGTTCTTGATTCACAGGATGAAGCCAAAACACCAAATGGCATTGGCACCTAGACATAAGACATTTGAGTGAGTGGCTACTAATTTGTATATATGTGGGGGGTTAATTAGATCCATCGTGTTTACAATCCCACCAGCCTATAAATTATAAACAACTTTACTCTATACTCTATACTCTATAGGAGAGGAGATGAAACTTAATTACGTGACCCAAAATTAGTAATTAGTGTACATAAATAATGTCATCATGTGTTTGTATAAAAAAAGACCCAGTCAAGCTTTAAACGAGACTATTGGACCCAAAAATCACCCCTTCAAAGTCGTCAGTCAAACTGGTAAAAAAAATCATGTGATTTTTGTCTTAATTAGAAATGCGGAACTATGTACGGATGTATCAAGTCCTCTATATTTGATAGATTTTGTATTTGTACCCACAAATGTTCAGCTGTTTTGATTTACTTTGGAATTTATGTGCTTCTTCAAACCGTTTATTGGACCAATTGAATAAAACTGAAACAATTAGTCAATTatgttcttttctttttattttgaaattataAATATTTTCCATACTACTGATAAGATGGTGTATGGTTATGTTTGACGGAAAAATTAGCTATTAGTTGATAACTAAAAAGCTATTTGCAAATGCTATCGGATAAAAAAAATTGTagaattttgagtttttttttattcaaaattttttaatttttttttataatcaatAAAGGGCAGGATTAAAAATAAGCTCAATAAGATCATTGAAACATTAGTTTAAGCAACTTTTTAAAAAagttagcttataagctactttttaatTTGCCAAACATATCAACCAAAAATGTTCTACAAATAAGTACGTATAAGCTAGTTGTGGTGTGTCAAAAATAACTTAAATCAACTAATAAACTAATTACAATTGTACGTCTTGAAAATTGAATTTACTTATTGATTTTTCCTTGATATTCATACTTTTAAAAGTATTTTATGGATGACCTGGCTGGGGAAGAGGG is a window of Lactuca sativa cultivar Salinas chromosome 1, Lsat_Salinas_v11, whole genome shotgun sequence DNA encoding:
- the LOC111907807 gene encoding serine/threonine-protein kinase STY46 isoform X1, with amino-acid sequence MDLVEGVGESSSPPRSFGSFSGNEIVNDVYNRLVEIGNEEAINHPEFRDQLEAHFNRFPASYALDINLDRVEDVLLHQKLLVLAKDLVNRPVFHVRLLENFWTRADVDDCEQQELTPTDASDRDQEVGFEPCSQLEDLNLEVGKNSADKEEENLGESSRRVDVPDMPIHEVIFSAIDKPKLLSQLSALLSDIELNIREAHVFSTIDGYSLDVFVVDGWPFQESIALHEAMEKAISRSEGSWSGSSSDSISAVQKALATEAHFGDDAEIDRASLKIGEKIASGSCGDLFHGEYLGEHVAVKILRSEHINDETLGNEFAHEVAMLREVQHANVVGFIGACMKKPPLCIITEYMPGGSLYEYLHKNHKMLKLSEIVKFAIDVCKGMEYLHSSNIIHRDLKTANLLMDTQNVVKVADFGVARFLSQGGVMTAETGTYRWMAPEVINHQQYDEKADVFSFAIVLWELVTGKVPYEKMTPLQAALGVRQGVRPDVPRDTHPELKELMQRCWDFDPRNRLSFSQIRLQLEGLLLEIQDEAKTPNGIGT
- the LOC111907807 gene encoding serine/threonine-protein kinase STY46 isoform X3 encodes the protein MDLVEGVGESSSPPRSFGSFSGNEIVNDVYNRLVEIGNEEAINHPEFRDQLEAHFNRFPASYALDINLDRVEDVLLHQKLLVLAKDLVNRPVFHVRLLENFWTRADVDDCEQQELTPTDASDRDQEVGFEPCSQLEDLNLEVGKNSADKEEENLGESSRRVDVPDMPIHEVIFSAIDKPKLLSQLSALLSDIELNIREAHVFSTIDGYSLDVFVVDGWPFQESIALHEAMEKAISRSEGSWSGSSSDSISAVQKALATEAHFGDDAEIDRASLKIGEKIASGSCGDLFHGEYLGEHVAVKILRSEHINDETLGNEFAHEVAMLREVQHANVVGFIGACMKKPPLCIITEYMPGGSLYEYLHKNHKMLKLSEIVKFAIDVCKGMEYLHSSNIIHRDLKTANLLMDTQNVADFGVARFLSQGGVMTAETGTYRWMAPEVINHQQYDEKADVFSFAIVLWELVTGKVPYEKMTPLQAALGVRQGVRPDVPRDTHPELKELMQRCWDFDPRNRLSFSQIRLQLEGLLLEIQDEAKTPNGIGT
- the LOC111907807 gene encoding serine/threonine-protein kinase STY46 isoform X2, which encodes MDLVEGVGESSSPPRSFGSFSGNEIVNDVYNRLVEIGNEEAINHPEFRDQLEAHFNRFPASYALDINLDRVEDVLLHQKLLVLAKDLVNRPVFHVRLLENFWTRADVDDCEQQELTPTDARDQEVGFEPCSQLEDLNLEVGKNSADKEEENLGESSRRVDVPDMPIHEVIFSAIDKPKLLSQLSALLSDIELNIREAHVFSTIDGYSLDVFVVDGWPFQESIALHEAMEKAISRSEGSWSGSSSDSISAVQKALATEAHFGDDAEIDRASLKIGEKIASGSCGDLFHGEYLGEHVAVKILRSEHINDETLGNEFAHEVAMLREVQHANVVGFIGACMKKPPLCIITEYMPGGSLYEYLHKNHKMLKLSEIVKFAIDVCKGMEYLHSSNIIHRDLKTANLLMDTQNVVKVADFGVARFLSQGGVMTAETGTYRWMAPEVINHQQYDEKADVFSFAIVLWELVTGKVPYEKMTPLQAALGVRQGVRPDVPRDTHPELKELMQRCWDFDPRNRLSFSQIRLQLEGLLLEIQDEAKTPNGIGT